From a single Anaerolineaceae bacterium oral taxon 439 genomic region:
- a CDS encoding phospho-N-acetylmuramoyl-pentapeptide-transferase, protein MNNASSTITLSILGFLMTVIWGEPFILFLKRFRLGKVVRAEGPQEQFDKGGTPTMGGVMFIVPTLLVTIMLNAASLFGVDIIGQTFVTPMVALVIFGILGGIDDWIGMDKRREGKGFRARDKFILQVVFALAIAWAIKYGLGISCFYWPGNPEPIELGYFFIPLAAFIIVGESNAINLTDGMDGLAGMISATAFAGYGIIALMVGQPHIGGFCFIIVGAILAFLWYNVHPAQLFMGDCGSLSLGATLAVIALITGHLLVLPLITIIPMAETLSDIIQIVYFRFSGGNRFFLMAPLHHHFNKLGWSEVQIVQRFWLISILAVLFGVAISMV, encoded by the coding sequence ATGAACAACGCATCGTCAACCATTACGCTATCTATCCTCGGTTTCCTGATGACGGTTATCTGGGGAGAACCGTTTATCCTTTTCCTGAAACGGTTCCGCCTCGGGAAAGTCGTCCGCGCCGAAGGGCCGCAGGAGCAATTCGATAAGGGCGGAACGCCGACGATGGGCGGCGTCATGTTCATCGTTCCGACGCTCCTCGTCACGATCATGCTGAACGCCGCGTCCCTCTTCGGCGTCGATATTATCGGTCAGACGTTCGTTACCCCGATGGTCGCGCTCGTGATCTTCGGCATCCTCGGAGGAATCGACGACTGGATCGGAATGGATAAGCGGCGCGAAGGAAAGGGGTTCCGCGCGCGCGATAAATTTATCCTTCAAGTCGTCTTCGCGCTCGCGATCGCCTGGGCAATTAAATACGGATTGGGGATATCCTGCTTTTATTGGCCCGGGAACCCGGAACCGATCGAGCTCGGGTATTTCTTTATCCCGCTCGCCGCGTTTATTATCGTCGGCGAATCCAACGCGATCAACCTGACCGATGGAATGGACGGGCTGGCCGGAATGATCTCCGCGACCGCGTTCGCCGGCTACGGGATTATCGCCCTGATGGTCGGACAGCCGCATATCGGCGGGTTCTGCTTCATTATTGTCGGAGCGATCCTTGCGTTCCTCTGGTACAACGTTCATCCGGCGCAGCTGTTCATGGGCGACTGCGGTTCGCTTTCGCTCGGCGCAACGCTCGCCGTAATCGCGCTGATCACGGGCCACCTGCTCGTGCTGCCGCTGATTACGATTATCCCGATGGCGGAGACGCTTTCGGATATTATCCAAATCGTTTATTTCAGGTTTTCCGGTGGGAACCGTTTCTTCCTGATGGCCCCGCTGCATCATCATTTCAACAAACTGGGCTGGTCCGAGGTTCAAATCGTCCAGCGTTTCTGGCTGATCAGTATTCTCGCCGTCCTGTTCGGGGTCGCGATTTCAATGGTCTAA